The genomic stretch TAAACGTAAatgcaaaactatgaaacttctaggagaaaatctgcatgaccttgggtttggtggtgagtttttagatacaacaccgaAAGCATCATCcatgaaagaagagaatgaaaaattgaAGTTTATCAAGTTGAAACGTTTTACTGTGCTAAAGTCACTGTGAATAGAATGAAAAGATTAGGCACAGACTGGTGCAAGTATTTGAAAACTCACAGATATGATAATTGATAtgtgtatccagaatacatacataaaaaataaaacttagtttTTTAATATCTGCTTTTGAGCTCCCTCAGGCTGTTGgaagaatttatttcctttttaaaaagtttatttatttaattttgagagagagagagagagagagagagagagagagagagagagaatgtgaatgggaggtgggcagagaaagagggagagagaatcccaagtaggctccatgctgtcagcacagagcctgacatggagctgtatctcgggaaccatgagatcatgacctgagcttaaatcaagggatacttaaccaactgagacacccaggtgccccccaaaataaaacatttaaaacttaacaCTAAGAAACAAACAGCCCCCAAAATGGGGAAATGATCTGAACACATGCATGCCAGAGAAGATATAAGGATGGCAACTTAGagtatgaaaagatgtttatcatCATTTGTGATAGgtgaatgcaaattaaaacaacaatgagataccactatatacctactagaatagctaaaaataaaaaaaaaaaaaaccctgacattTCCACATGTTAGAGAGGATatataaaaaatcagaaatgctCATTCATTGCTGCTTGAAATACAGAATgtcacaaccactttggaaggcagtttggcaaCATCTTATAAAGTTAAAGATAGACTTAgcatacaacccagaaattgtgcctccaaaatgaatggaaaatttaCTTCCACACAAAACCTTgtgcacaaatgtttatagaaacTTTAGTCATAATTGGAAGTGACCACAGTGTGTCTCAGTAGGTGAATAGATGAACAAACTATGATCCATCCATACAATgtgaatactattcagcaataaacaGGGATGAGCTAATAACTCAcataataacatgaaaaaaatcttaaatgcattttgccaaaggaaagaagccagaacAAAAGGCTACATGTTGTATGATTCAATTCTAATGACATtatgcaaaaaggaaaaactacaAGGGATGGAAAATAGATAAGTGGATACATATCTCTTTAGGAGAAGTAAGGGGACAGTGACTAGGGAAATGCAGGGAATTCGGGAGCAATGGAATGAATCTGTTTGGCACTATAGTGGTGGATACATTATTTTGTCAAACTCATAGGAGTTTACAGTATATAAAGTGAACTATAATGtatacaaattgaaaaaaaatcaaccaggaGTTTGGGGGATCCCAGGACGGAATGCAGACAAAAGAATTTACTGTGATATGAATGTGTGATACGGGCTTACTGAAGAGGTTGGTGTAAAAGGACCAAGGAAACTTTGGATATCAGCATAGTTCTAAGCAAGTCCTAtgcaactttggaaaacagtattttgacTAAAAACTCCAGGGCTAAAGACCAAAAGAACTGTGTATAATCACTGTACTCTAACTGGCAATGCTgcttctgtaaaataaattttcaacatGAATTAATCATAATTCAGAGGCATTTACAAATATGAAACAACACTGGAAATTAGAAAACTTAAACAACCCTCAGAATAGAAATGGACAAGAAAACAGATTGTGAAGAACTATTAAGTAAATTCAAGAAGttgaaaaaagtcaaaatcatCTCAACCAAAGACTGAATTACAGGGTACTCAAGGAGGACtatattttgtgaaaataagTGATATTGGGAAGAGGAAGCAAAggacaacaatgacaacaaaaacctaaaataaaataaaaagctagaaATTATCAGAGAAAATGTGatcaattaaaacaaattaaaaagacaaaataatcaaACGAACCTTAAGAGgatctttgatttaaaaaaaaaaggtataaatatattgggggaaattttggaaaatttcaatATGGactatacattttatattactgAATTAAGGTTAGTTTTCTCATATGTGATAATGGGATTCTTGTTACGTAGGAGAATGTCCTTATTCAACATAAAGTTTttgctctgcactgtgagcataGTAGGTACCATCGCTAACCAGGATGCAGGTGAAGCATATGGGAAGCATCGTGATCCACAAGACGAAACCCCAGCAAGCCATTTTAGGCTACTCTTGCGGAAGAGTAGTGAATAGATGACATAAGTAgtctctgtgctgtgctgtgctgtgctcaCCAATCAGTCAGATAAGGAATTGAAAAATCAACTCTGCTCTTTGGGTTTTAAAAGAGACACTGTGAAACGAATCCAAGGATTCCATCTAGCAAGCTGCTAGATGCCTCACTGCAAACCCCATCCCAGAGTTGCTCACATTATATTACATACACCCATGGTCCCTGTTAAATCAAGAGAAAGTGTAAGGACGCCAAAGAATCTATGGCTCAATCTTTCCAGGACAGattttttcccaattttcaaGACACCCTTTCTTCCAATCCTAATGAGGTTATGGAAATTGAAAGGTTTGGTATAGCCTATTCAAGTCAAgagttccttttattttattttttaaaatttatttaaattcaagttagttaacataaggtgtagtattagtttcagggtagaacccagtgactcatcacttattTATAACACCtggctcattccaacaagtgccctccttaatacccattgcccatctagcccatcctcccacccaacaccccaccagcaaccctctagttgttctctgtatctaagagtctcttatggtttgcctccctctctgtttttatcatattttttcttccctatgttcatctgttgtgtttcataaattccatatatgagtgaaatcatatgatatttgtctttctctgactgacttagtgGAGGAAGAGATTGTTGTGGACGTTGGAGAAGGTAAAAATGAATTTGTTCTTAAAAGATTGTACCCACATTATACTACTACCTTTTGTAGCTATTACCACTATCTTTTGGGCAGTTGAAATGTGTTTAGTCCgcattgagatgtgctgtaagtgttAAAATATATTGAGTGGCttaaatgaacaactcaggaaacaacagatgttggccaggatgcggagaaagaggaacgcttttgcactgttggtgggaatgcaaactgatgcagccactgtggaaaacagtatggaggttcctcaaaaaattaaaaatagaactaccccataatccaggaattgcactactagatatttatccaggggatacaaAAATGGTAAATCAAAGGGCtacacacaccccaatgtttatagcaaccctaccaacaatagccaaagtatggaaagagcccaaatgtccatcgagtgatgaatggataaagaagatgtggtgtatataatcaatggaatattgctcagtgatcagaaagaatgaaatcttgccatttgtaacaacatggatggaactagagtatattatgctaagtaaagtaagtcagagaaagacaaatagcaagtCAAGCATTCTCAGGTTCTAACCCTCAGAACTCTATCCCCAGAAATGGGATATGGAAAATAGTTACCAAGGAAAAAGGTCTTTAGAAATTAATGGCAAATACTTCATTAAATATTAGCAGGGTCCTTTAGCAGGGTCCTCCAGGCCCCAAGGTTAGGAAAATATCTAATAATGGcctgataaattttattttataaataacctcatttaaaaattaaaaaaaattttttttgatgtttattcatttttgagagaaagagagacagcatgtgagcaggggaggggcagagagagagggagacacagaatctgaagcaggctgcaggctctgagctgtcagcacagagcctgacgtggagctcaaacctatgagctgtgagatcatgacctgagtcaaggtcagacacccaaccaactgagccacctaggcatcccctcatttttaaaatttaaacctgAGACAGGGTTGTTCCTCTgtgatggtggtgatgctggGGTAATTACTTTTTCCTAAACCAAGTTCCTAAAACCCAGAAGTCAACAATTAAATCACTTTAGAAgggaagagtaagaaaaaaaaaaaaagaactttctgtgGTTGATTTGTGATGGGAGGAGAGGCATGATTAAGTGGGTGGAGAGTTGCAGTGGAGAGTCCCTGAAGATAAAATTCTGAGTGATTTTGTGCCCTGATATATTAGTAGGAGCTGAGTGAAGGTGAATGCCATCTAGGAAGGAGATAATTGCTTTCATGCCTTACAAAGTTTTCAAGTGAGGAAATTAATTAGTCCCTTGTGAGCCAGTACAAAAAAAACTTTTCAGGtggagaaaaatgttttcctagtTTAGAGATGATTTCCAACACTTACACATGCTCAAAGATGGAGAAATCTCCACCTTACTGTCCAGTGTCACTTGGAGACACCTCTTAATTAAGGGTTAAACAGTTATATATTTGCTAGAGATCGACATCCATAAGTTGTGTTTCTATGATGTGTTCATGTGTACTCATGCATGCACGTGCCCACACACTGGAGTGTAACCAGTCTCTCCACCTCCAGTGCGACACCAGCAACCTTGATCAGAGGGTAGCCCTGCTCTGTGAGATCTGTGTTACAGATTGTGAGGGGTGCCTCTTGTCCAGTTATAGTGAAATGGCATTAACTTCGGAAGTGACCTAGCTTGGTTCCTTGAGCTATTTAGGACCTATTTATAActgttcttttttctactttcctaaTCCTGACCCTTTTTCCAAGCTCAGTCTAGACCAAGAAAACAGGATATTTTCCAAGGCTCTGTGATCTGAGCTATTCAAACAAGCATCCTCCCCATGACTCCCTAAGCAAAAGAGAGAGCTCAGAGAAGGCATCTCTCCTAAATCTGCCCTTTTTTCGACCCTTATTCCTCTCTCTTCACCAAAACACAGCCCTAGTTCATTCTTCCCCTAGTCCACATTGGACCATGTTTACTCTATATGAATGCCCTAATAAGTCCAGGgccagtggtgcctgggtggctcagtcagtgaagcttctgattcttgattttggcttaggacatgatgtcatggtttgtgagattgagccccacggcaggctctgcactgacagagtctgcttggaattctctctctcctctctttctctcccccacccctctctctttctctctcaaaataaataaataaaaattaaagagaataagTCCAGGGCCAGAAGATAGGGGAGAAAGCATCGGGGAGGACCAAGGTAACTGACAAGCAGACAACTAACCCTTCCTTTAAGATGCTATGGTTAAGttctagagaaaagaagaaataagtagcCTGACTTTCTGTTTATGATCAACTGATCATCCAATTTCCCTTCCTCCCCTAACTATATTAAGAGGCATTAtgagaatacaaaaaaataaggtaattaaCAGGGGCAAAGAGAATGTGGAAAATGGTACAATGGATGatattttgtgaattatttttgatgaggggaagcagagagaagtgTTTCCAAGGTAACAAGACTATGTAATACAAATCAAGtttttgcaaaggaaacaataacagcagcacccccccccccccccgcccgccccagcAATTGCATTTCCTCAACAGAACTGTTAAAAGGATCTACCATGGAAGGTGAGGGTGAGGAATTGAAATGGGGGTATTggttaaaagtttgtttatacAGCCATTGGGCACCAACAGTCCCTTGCATTTTCTGAGTAGCCAAGGAAATATCTGTTTCACAGGCGGGGTGCTGCTTATCTCACTTTGCCAAGGGCtgtctcagttttatttttttattaaaacaattttttttaacatttattcatctttgagagagagagagacagagcatgagtggagaaggggcagagggagggagacacaaaatctgaagcaggctccaggcttctgagctgtcagcacagagcctgacatggggcttgaacccgtgagctgcaagatcataacccaagccgaagtcacgctcaacctactgagccacccaggcaccccagggctgTCCCAGTTTTAAAATGGCAAGTGCCACATCCTGGGAGCTCTCCGTGTCGGCTGGCTACCCAGGCTACCCAGTTCGCTCTATGGAccttccaccacccccccccccccaacagctgGAAGAGACAAGACTTTATTGTCATTAAGAAGAATTGAACTGGGAAAGTTCCAGATTTTAGGACCACAGATATAAAATGTATGGCTTAAAACAAATGACCTTGCAAGTGCCGCAAACACTGATTTTgcagttaaaaataaacttcagcgAGTAGATGAATTTACAAGTATGGAATCTGTGAATGAGGAGGAATGACTATCATTCTCTTATTGATGAGAATGATATTTTGTGTCAGTTGTTATAATGAATTAAACCgctgtgaacatttttttaaaatttttattaaaaaattttttttacacatttatttatttttgataaagacagagcacaagtgggggaggggcagagagagaaggagacacagaatctgaagcagggtccaggctctgaactgtcagcacagagctattTGTTGGCCACTTGGTTTTCGGCAAGTGTCTTGAAATCATTTGCGGTGTTTTCTGCTTACGGGTCGCTCAGCCTCTCGCGGGACTAATTGGAATGAGGTAGTGGCACAAAACAGAGCAGGGGTTGGCTGTTTAGGGCTCAGACTATCTGATGATTACCAGGACTTGAGGTCTGGGTACAAGGCAGCCTGGGTGTTCAGAAACTCCTGACTAGGAGATTCCAAGTTTGTAATGACCTACATCATTACACAAAACTTGCCCATGTTCTAAAAACTTGATTAGCCTCAGGAGGGAAGGGTGAAAGTTTTTCTGGCTTTTCCTTGACTGCATCCCCAGGGTTTCTCTGAACTTGACAAATGTAGTTTCTTAGAGAATAACTCCCCTTGGGGACAGAcagtagaaggaaagaaggagagagagacagaggagacaatAGGGCTTCCACAGCACTGTTATCACTGGACTTTTCCTTAAGTGTCCATATGAAGACAGTTTTCTCTTGCACTGAGAGTGAGGACAGCAGCAGCTTTCCCTGGGCCACAGAGCATGCTCTGACCTAGTCAGGCAGGAGGTAGCCTGGGCTGATCCCTGGAGAGCTGTAGGATTTTCCAGGTCAGTCTCTTTCTCTAGAGGTGAGTGTCTGCTCGGGGCTCCCCTCTGCAAAGGAGAGTAAGAGAGGATCAGCATGGGAAGTTCTGGGCTTCATTGCTGTCTAAAATGAGGACACCTACCCTGGAGCATGAACAGTAGGCTAGGGGAGCCACATAATGGAGGAGCTCAAATCAAATCCTCCCTCCACAGCAGAGAGCATATTCAGCTCTTTTCGGTACTTGTGATAGACACAGCTCTCTGCTATGACCTAAGACTCTGCTCTCTCATTTGtccttatttcttgtttttgtaacCTGGCCATTGTGTAGGGGATCTCCAGGGAGAGGACCACAGCTTGACCAGACAATGCCTTAGTAAAGAGTGAAGAGAGACTATTTTATAACAAGAGGAAAAGCAGATCAGGGTGGATAGTTTTTGCTCATTCACTGACATGTTTGAACAAAtgttttgaataaatattaaaagagcACATACTtaccctgtgtcagactctgttcttGGCACTGGAGATGTGAGAGTGAACAAGAAAGACAAAAGTGCTTCAATATCAGCTATTGATGAGAGCCAGTAAGAAGAAAATCCCACCAAATAAGAGGGTAAAATGTGAGGCACTTTTGCTGTTTTAGAGAGGATGATTGGAGAGGGCCCATGGGTTGGAGACATTTGAGCAATGACCTGCATGTGTGAAGGAAGGAGCCCAGATTTACTGACCAGATCAGTGTGAGCCTTTTGGGTGTTTTCTGACACTTTTCCATATTTGTAGGTCTCTGGAGAAAACAGGAGGACACAGCAGATAATCTCTGGGGATTTCTCCAAGGTTCTCTATAGGATGCAGACCATGGCTGGTTGGAAATAGACACAGACTGCCTTTTGGGAGGTCTTATCTCCTTGCTGAAACTAGAGATTTGAGACATGGGGAAGGCAGAGGGTGTTGCTTGTTTTCTTGTCCCCTGGTGCCAGGGTGGAGATTATACAGGACAGATGGGAGTTGGGGATAAAAGTCCCAGCCCCCTCTTTACTCCTCTGGACCCCTACTCCCTGGTGTCCTCTGGTGGCAGAAGGAACAATCTCAGAGCTACAAGTTTCCAACTGGAAGCTAATTAGGTTCTTCCTACCAGGAAGAACAGTCACCGAAATGAGAGAGATGGCATTCATGATAAgaataaggaggaaaaaagtgGATAATCCACTTCAGGGAGTCAGCTCCCCAGAAGTCAGGGAAAGACTCCATGCTTTGTTTCAAAATAGCTGTTATCTTATGACAGTTTTCTGGGTAGACCCACCACCCTGCCAGCTGGCTCTACTGATGGGCTGAAATGATGATACAGGTAGCCGAAGCAAGAACTGTAAGTGAACAGAAGTTAAATGGAGCCCACATTCAGAGGAGATGAAAGAAATATGTAAACATATCTGGGTGGGATTGGTAAGATTTTGTAGGACATGGACataagaggcagagaagaaattGTAGGGCATTTAGGGTGGAAGCATTGGTGGCATAAATGAACACACTGTTGTCAGGGAACTGGACAGGGTGGCAGGTCAGAGCAGAGATGGAGGCAGGATGATGATGAATTGAAAGACAAGAGTGCCTACAGGGGTGGGTGGGCTTTCAAGCCTAGGCTGTGGTGTTAGTGACTACTGCTCATCTTCttgcatatatatgtttattttcatatgtattttcttcataaaacatTCAACATCAACCTTGGACAGCAAATAGTGGAAGATGaacccacttggtcatgatgcaGCCTAAGAGCAGAGATGATATGTCCTCCACCTGGGAATAGCTTTAGTCCTGTGAAATTAGAAGGCTGTGAACTCTCCTTTGTTCCCTAGATTCCATAAAGAACAAGAGCACAAGACTAAATGTTGAAGAATTATTCTAGCGCCACTGAATTTTATCTACTTGGCTTCCATGGCTCCAGAGAACTACACGatattcttttttccactttcttctttctctactcAGTGACAGTCATGGGGAACATGGTCATCATTGTGATTGTCTGTGTTGATAAACGTCTGCAGTcccccatgtatttcttccttggCCACCTCTCAGTCCTAGAGATCCTGATCACATCAGTTGCTGTCCCCTTAATGCTCTGGGGGCTGCTGCTTCCAGGGATGCAGGCAATGTCTTTGACAGCCTGTAGTGCACAATTATATTTGTACCTTTCTTTGGGTACGTCGGAGTTAGTATTAATTGGAGCAATGGCTGTGGACCGTTATGTGGCTGTCTGTAACCCTTTGAGGTACAACATCATTATGGACAGCCACACCTGCATCTGGGTGGTCATTGTGTCATGGGTGTTTGGGTTCCTATTTCAAATCTGGCCAGTCTATGCCACATTTCAGCTTACCTTCTGCAAATCAAATGTGATAGACCATTTTTTATGTGACCGAGGGCAACTGCTCAAACTATCCTGTGATGATAGCCTTTTCACagagtttatcctttttttaatggctgtattCATTATTGTTGGTTCTATGATCCCTACAATCATCTCCTACACCTACATCATCTCTACCATTCTCAAGATCCCCTCAGCCTCGGGCCGGAGGAAAGCTTTCTCTACTTGTGCCTCTCACTTCACCTTTGTTGTGATTGGCTATGGTACCTGCTTGTTCCTCTATGTGAAACCCAAGCAAACGCAGGCAGCTGAGTACAACAGGGTAGCGTCACTGATGGTTTTAGTGGTGACCCCTTTCCTGAACCCATTCATCTTCACCCTCCGGAATGACAAATTCATAGAGGCCTTTCGAGATGTCATGAAACGCTGCTATCAACTCCTCAAGGATTAGCTGTGTCCTAAGGACCATAATGAACTCATCATCATGGACCTGAGTAATCTTAAAACACTAATTCAACctgaaatgatcattttaatcATCAAATAGTTTGTGATGCACAAAggaattctaaaaatttttcataggaattttaaaacatggctgGTTCTCCAATTTATAATTAGATGATTCCTACATGGGAgatcacattattattttttaactggatatatatgtttatacactCTTCTATACTTATGATACATCTTACAATATAAATTTAACAGGTGTAAATGTACagaatatgggttttttttagaaCTCTGAACTCTGACtgggaaaagcaaggaaaagcATAATTCACTCCATGGTCGCTGAGCTATGTGTTTGATTCTAGGTACTAGGGTCATTTTCCCATATTTTGTCCTGTGATTTGATGATATTTTCACTGCCTAAAgaccttctgtttcttctgtaaGTGACAAGCCCAGCCTCATGTACAACCTTTTCCTGAGGTTCCTGCTCCAACGTTCAACAGGGACAGTACCTCCCTGTGGTTCTCAACTGACAGTTGTGAGAGTGAACTCACTCCATAGTCCTGACACCTCCCAACCTCAGGGCTAAATGTGTGTTAATTCAGGCACATCTACAATTGGTAGACTTTCTCAGAGTGAAGAGGGAGGGTTTTGGAAAGAAGTATTTTCTAATCTGTCATTGACTCTCATTATAACACCAGCCCCAAATGTGGGAGGGGAA from Prionailurus viverrinus isolate Anna chromosome A2, UM_Priviv_1.0, whole genome shotgun sequence encodes the following:
- the LOC125151741 gene encoding putative olfactory receptor 9A1, translated to MLKNYSSATEFYLLGFHGSRELHDILFSTFFFLYSVTVMGNMVIIVIVCVDKRLQSPMYFFLGHLSVLEILITSVAVPLMLWGLLLPGMQAMSLTACSAQLYLYLSLGTSELVLIGAMAVDRYVAVCNPLRYNIIMDSHTCIWVVIVSWVFGFLFQIWPVYATFQLTFCKSNVIDHFLCDRGQLLKLSCDDSLFTEFILFLMAVFIIVGSMIPTIISYTYIISTILKIPSASGRRKAFSTCASHFTFVVIGYGTCLFLYVKPKQTQAAEYNRVASLMVLVVTPFLNPFIFTLRNDKFIEAFRDVMKRCYQLLKD